The sequence ATTTGCGCTTTCGCTTTTTCTGTTCAACGCCCTCGGTCTTTCCGGCGCATGGCTTGTCGTGCTGATCGTAGTGCCCGTAGTTTCTGCTGTCCTCTTTTACAAGCTGTCCAGGCTGTTTGTATCCGCAGCCATAGCCGTTACCGGGGCCGGCATAATTCTTTCACTGACACATTCACTGGCATATTCGGTGGCATTATCAGTTGCAGCTTTCGCGGTTGCATATATATTCTACAGGAGCCTTTCATCGTTGCTTGCAGCGCTTCTTGGATCGTCTCTGCTCCTGCTGTTTTTCATTGAACTGGGCATACCGTCCGCTTCGCCGCTGGTTCTTTCGCTGATCTGCTTCACCACAGGAATACTGCTCCGTTATCTGGTGTCTGTTATCGAAGGGCTGTCCGAAAGAAAGCGCCCGCTTTTTCTCAATGCAGGCTGATTTTAAGACGGCTTCAGCAGATAAAGCCTGTCGCCGAGTCTGACCACACCAACTTCCTTTCCCCGGGACAGATTTTCTCCACACCTGATGCTTTCTTCCTCGGCTGAATTCCTTTCCATCACCGTAACAGATCCCTTCCCTGCAGCGGTGATGATCGCCGTGCTTTCGATTTCCCTGCCGCCGATGAAACGGAGCCTTTCCAGCTCGGCCGGTTGGACCTTCAAGCGTCTTCCGTCCTCCATCGATTCGAGAACAACTCCTCCTGTGGTATCAACGACTCTGTAGAATCTGTTCTCGAATTCAACATAGTCACGCGCAGAAAACATCGGTACGCGGATGAGATAAGTCGTTCTGAATATATTTTTACCGTCCTTCTGTCCGTACAGTGTGCGGGTTCTGGATACACCGGAACCGTATCGCTGTGCGGTGCTCCTTGCTATGGCATACCCTGCTGAACTCGAGCTCAGATTTATGTCGAATCCCCCCCTCGTTGCCTTTATGCTCGATATGAAAAAATTAGGTTCGCGCTTTTCCAGCTCCTCCCCCAGCTTCCTGACATGATCCGCGGCGCCGGCAAGCACTTCCTTCCGTTCGTCCCCCAGCGCCCTGATCTGTATTGTTGATTCAAAATAATGGCCGCTCCTTCTGCTGCAGGTCGGGCAGGTGTTTCTGCGGATGTGAACAGCGACGTCATTTTGCTCATCTTTCAACATTCCGTCCTTCTCTGCAGTGACCGATATATGCAGCCGGGATGATAGCCGATCGTCCCTGAATCCTGTTGCGCTGTACGACACAATTTTAGCCCCTCTCGGCAGAACAATGCTCTTCCTGACATCCGAGCAGACGTATGACCCGAGGTCGGGTGCAGCTACCCAGTGCGCACCGTTTTTGACCCGCCCGCAGGAAGGGCATACATCAAAGCTGGCTGATGCGGGGACAGTTGCTATCGGCTCTCCCTGGGAATAGCAGTCTCTGCAGAATACAGCCCCTTTTACGGCCTCCTTACCGCATTTGATACAGAACATTGCAGATCGAAAAGACGGTCAACCGACTAATTAACCTTTACCCGGTCATTGATCTGCGTCCTGGTATCTTTGAGACTGCACTTGCCTCCTTCTGCCAGCTCTCGGGTGCCGGTGTACCCCAGAAAGTCTGGCGTCTAGGATCGTCGATGTTCCACCTGACAGGCGGAAGGCCGGGATCAGCAGCCATATAGTCTCCCGTGTAAAGCTCGATCCTGTGTTTGTCTGTGTCCCTCAGATAAAGGAAAAATGCATTGGTGATACCGTGCCTGCCCGGTCCCCTCTCAATGTTGGCGTAACGACCCCTGGATGCCATTATGTCAGCACAGTCCAGTATGCTGCTCCTGTCCGAAACAATGAATCCAGCATGATGGAAACGCGGTCCCTGGCCCCGCATTATCGCCAGATCATGGCTGGAATATTTTCTCCTTAGCCATGCGGACTGGATAAACCCCTCCTCGTCAACGGTGTACTCGGAGAGAATAAAATTCAATCTGCCTGTATACCATTCCACCGCAGAAGGAACATCAGGCGTGAGTATATTGAAATGATCAATCCTCATAATTTTCCCTCCCCTGTAGGCGTCGAAATGCTGCAGCTTCCAGTCAACCTTCTCTATGCTGTAAAAGAACTCTACCGGAAAACCAAAAGGGTCCTGAAAGCGTATTGTTTCGCCAAGTCCCTCCTCCACCCCCTCTTCGGCAATAAAATCCAGTCCCTCGGAATCGAGGAATTTCTTCGCCTTCCCGACATCCTTCTCAGTCCTCAGGCTGAAAGCCATATGACCCAGCGAGGGACTGTCACCCTTCCTTAGCACAAGGCAGTGATGGATTCTGTCCTCAATCCCGCGAAGGAATATACTTTCACCGGCTGACTCAGTCTCGATAAAACCCAGCAGGTCGACATAGTAGCGTCTGGCTTCCTCAAGATTGGTCACAGCGTACTCAATGTGCGACGCCCTCACTATATCGATTTCATCCATCGTTTCACCTCATTTGTTACGTTCCAGAAAGTCGATCACCATCTGCCTGTAACCGGATGTGTCATACCATGAGTAGAAGGCGCTGGCCATGCGTACCGGATCGCCAAAAAAGAAGCGTTCATACATCTCCTGCCTGGAGCCGAATGAGCTGCCCGCAATGTCCCATGCAAGCTTGAATAGGCGGACCTTTTCCTCAGCAGAAGCATTCCTTCCCTGATAATACTTGTCTATGTGGTCCCTCATCTCGCTCTCCATGTCTTCTGCCGTGGGGAGGGCCATCAGACCGCTGGCTCCGAGCTGCTGGATAATCTCCCTGATTGAAGGGTAGACACGCGGATAGATGTTTCTGCCGACATTGAGATACTTGAATCGTGGTGTCATTATGCCCCATCTGTTTACACTGCTCTCCTTCTCAGCAGCCGTGAGAAGGGCGCGCATTGTTTCCAGTATCATCGCGACCCTTGCAACCTTCTCCTGGACGTGCTGAAACTGATCCAGTCCTATTGCATCGACCATCATGGATATGACACCAAGTATGAACTCCGTCTTTGCAATCTCCCTGATGACAACCTGATGTGACATGTGCACAACTGCTTCCGTTCTTTCATGCAGGACATTTGCCCTTTCGGCATCCTCGAGCAGAAATATCCTCTCACTCGGAACAAGCACATCGTCAAAGAGGACTACCGCATCCATTTCCTCAAATCTGTATGCGAGCGGATGATCGAATTTTGAATCAGAGTTGAAAGGCTCCCTGCATATGAACTTCAAGCCGGGTGTATCAACAGGAAGGGCAAATGCAAATGAATACGGCATGTCGTCGGATCCTGCCTTCAGCACGGTGGACGGAAAGACGATTATTTCATCGGCAAGGGGGAAGGTTGCAAGCATCCTTGCACCTCGAACAATGATGCCATCGCTTCGTTTTTCCACAATGCGCGCTGCAAGAAAAGGGTCCTTCTGTTTTGAGACAGAAACAGATCTGTTGATCTGGGGGTTTATGAGTGTATGCGTCATTAGCAGATCGTTTTCGCGCACATATTCGTAGTAGTTCCTGATGTTCTCGCCGAATGCTCTGCCGGATGAGGCAAAAAATTCTGATGCCGATGCCATTGCCATGATGCTGCTGTTCAGGTAGTCTGGTGTTCTTCCAAGCATCCCCCCGGAAAAATCCGCCCATCGCTTCATCATGTTCCTGCGTGACTCTATGTCCTTCACCGTAAGCGGCTGAAGAAAACTCATCCCGACCCTGTCGCCGGTTTCAGGCGAGATATAAGTCATTTCGTTCTCGAGTTCGGGGTCGCACTGCATGTCATAAAGCCTTGACATGGTCAGTGCCATTTGCCTGAAGGCGCCGTGCTGTGTTATGCCGGTAGTCACTTTCTTGCCGCCTATCCAGACTTCTCTTTTCGTCCTGTCAAGGTCTCTCAGGTAGTCCCGTCCACTTCTTGCCGGCAATTGAATTCCCTTACAGGTACCTGCTTTTCTTTATTTAGCTGACATCCTGCCAAAAACAGGTATGCTATGGTTTCCCAGTGCAACATGGACAGTCTTTTCCTCCATGTAAAAGTCGAAGCTGTAGGTTCCGCCTTCCCTTCCGATTCCGCTGCTTTTCGAGCCTCCGAACGGCGTCCTTAAATCCCGTACGTTGTGTGAATTTATCCAGCACATGCCGACATCCAGTGCGGATGCGACCCTGTGGACTCTCTCGACATTTCTGCTCCAGACATAGGATGCGAGCCCGTACTCGACATCGTTGGCGGCAGCTATTGCCTCCTCCTCGTCTGAAAATTTCATGGCGGATAAAACTGGCCCGAATATCTCCTCCCTGGCTATTTTCATACTACGCTCCACGTTTCCGAAGAGGGTAGGTTCGAGGAAATTCCCTTTTCCGAATTGCGACGGTCTCCTTCCGCCGGCAAGCAGTTTGGCACCCTCTTTCCTTCCCGAGGAGACATATGACATAACGCGTTTCCAGTGATCCGGATGTATTAGCGGGCCCAGTTCCGTTTCCTCATCGAAGGGGTCACCTACTTCTATTGCATTCACCCTGTCTGTCAGCGATTCAACAAAATCATCATATATTGTATCCTGCAGGAGGAGCCTGGAGTTTGCAGTGCATCTTTCGCCGTTGAGGGAAAATACTCCAAAAACAACGGCGTCAAGTGCGCGGTCCATATCGGCGTCGTCGAATACGATTGCCGGCGACTTCCCGCCGAGCTCCATCGAGAAACGCTTGAGGGAGGATGCGCCGTTCCTCATAATTTCCTTTCCGGTGGTTGTCTCTCCCGTAAACGAGATTAGTCTGACGTTTCTGTTTGCAACCAGTGATGATCCGGCTGTCTCGCCAAGGCCTTGGACAACATTGAACGCACCCACCGGCAGCGATGTCCTGCTGATTATCTCCGCAAGTTTCGACGCACTCAGGGGAGACCATTCGGCCGGCTTCAGGACGCAGGTGTCTCCTGCTGCAAGACATGGAGCGATTTTCCATGTCTCGAGCATCAGCGGGGTATTCCAGGGCGTTATGAGGCCCGCGACGCCGGCAGGTCTCTTTTCCGTATAGTTCAGGAACTGTCCCCTGAACGGGAAAGAGTGGCCGGAAATCTTCGTTGCCATCCCGGCAAAGAATCTGAAATTTTCCGCTGCCCTCGCAATCTGCCCCTTCGTCTGCCTTATGGGTATGCCTGTGTCAAGCGTCTCGATTTCAGCAAGTTCCTCAGAATTGGCCTCAATTCCCTCAGCAATTTCCATGAGTACATTGGATCTGTCCACCGGTAGAATTCTGCTCCATTCACCTTGGAATGCGTTCGCGGCAGCTGCGACAGCCTCGTCGATATCGGCAATGTCTCCGGCCGAAACCTGTGCGATGACCGAATTGTCAATTGGACTTAAGTCTGCAAATGAGCTACCGTTCCTGTTGCTGACGAAACTTCCGTTGATGTAATGCTTAACCGTTTGTCTTCTTGCCATGCTTTTCATTGACACAGCTCCGCCCAACCGTTAAAATACAGTTGGTTGACAGCGATAATGGCGTTACATAGGATTAAACATATCCTGCGAACCGCGGAAACGAGCTGATTCCAGGCTCTTGAACGCCATTTCTTTTACGGGGCCAGAACCGGTGTCTCCGTACAGAGCGCCTGATTTCACCCTGGGGGGAACGGAATTGGGACTACGAAATACGATTGCAGCGGCTCAACAATCAAATATTCGGAATAAAATAGACGGCCGAAACAGATGGACGGCGGAACTGACATCAGGAACAGGGTAAACGAAAGCAGAGGACTGCTTAAAAAAATACAGCTGCTGGTTCCCGGTTTCAGAGGATACAGGCAGCTTGAAGATCTTAGGGTTGCAGATGAACTTCTTCGCAGACAGGTTGCGTCGCTGCTCCAGTCAGGTGAGAGCAGCATCAGGAGCGCAAGATCAGCTATTGCGGCAAGGGGAGACTACGGTTCCCTCCAGCCCGTGGCATCGCTGCTCTCCAAGCTGCAGCTGCTCGAAGGTGAGATTATCCATGCTGAACAGGGCTACTCAGGCATCTCCCCCGCGATAAGGATGGATCAGTCGAAGCTTGAATCACTGTATGACTACGACTATGCATTCATATCTTCCGCATCAAAATTTTCCTCGGATGTTGCCGCATTCCCCTTAAGTTCGCTCACCGGGAACGAGCTTGTTGCGAGAATAACGCTTCTGTCCGGGGAAGTTGATGAGATAAAGGGGAAATGGAACGCGCGGATGACAGCTGTTGAAAACATAAAGGTCGTGTGAGACAAATGTTCGGTAAAAAATCAAAAGAAATACCGTATTCCGGCGGAAGCGTTGCTGGCTCGATAACCATTGCCTGGGAAACTCAGTTCAAGCAGGACAATGTTATGTGGAAGGTCCCGCGCCTTATAAGGCTCAACGACAATATCGTCGTAAGGGAGGATGAAATTGCGGTTTTCTACAGAGATGGGAAGGTACTTGCATATTTTGACAAGCCGAACAGATACGCGCTGACTGATTTCAACGCGCCGATAGTCGGACCGCTCCTAAAATTTTTCACAGGTGTCCAGCAGCAGGCCGAAGTTTACTATCTGCAGAAGAGATTTTTTGACAGCAAATTCGGAAGCACAGAACCGTATGAATTCACGGATGCCCTGTTTGGCGTCGTGAGTCTCCGTGTCTTCGGCGAGTACAGATGGCGTGTGTCAAATCCTGAGAATTTCATAAACCAGTTTGTAGGCACTTTCAATGAAGAAACGATGGAACAGGTGGAGAGCAGGCTGAGGGAGCAGATGGTCCTGCTCGTATATGCCGCCATAGGAAAGATGAAAGACAGCGGACTCAAGATAACAGACCTTGCCGCCAATCTTCCCAATATAGAGCAGGTGGTTCTAGGTTCATCCGCGGACCATTTCCAGCAGTACGGAGTTGAAATCAACAAGGTTCCGGGGCTTACAATAAGCCTGCCGGACAGCGTGCAGAAGGCAGTGGACACAAGATCCGAAATGTCGGTGCTGGGTGTAAATTATATGCAGTATCAGGCAGGGCAGGCGATGGTGGATGCGGCAAAGAACCCTTCAGGGGTTGCTGGTGTGGGAGCGGGACTTGGCGTGGGCATTGGAGCCGGAGCCGGCATGGGTTATGCGATGGGAGGTCAGATGATGGGCGCAATGCAGCCATCAAGGCAGTGCCCGAAATGCGGTGCGCTGATTACAACACAAACAAATTTCTGCCCCAACTGCGGTGCTCCGCTGCAGCAGGCGCAACCGGCCCAGCAGACAGTCAAATGCCCCAGGTGCAACGCAGACATTCCATCGGGAAGCAAATTCTGCCCCAACTGCGGTGCAGATGTGAAACCAGCGCCTGTCAAGTGTGCAAATTGCGGGTTTGAAATACAGACGAAAACGAAATTCTGCCCGAATTGCGGCAAGCCTCTGTGAGGTGACTGATGCATGTATTGCCTTAAGTGCGGTGCACAGCTCCCTGATGATGCAGCTTTCTGCTACAAATGCGGGACAAAGGTCCCATCTGCCACTACGCAGCCGAAGCAACCTGCCGCCGCAGATCCGGCGGATTCGCAGAACAATTCCCGGGCAGTGCTGGCGGACGCAGGGGCTACCGAGCTGAAATGCCCCGGCTGCGGCGCGCCGATCAAGCCGCAGTTCGGTGAAATGGTCGTTACTTGCGAATACTGCGGTTCAAGCGTCTCACTCGGTTCAGGAGGATGGCGCGGTGTGGAAAAGCATACAATGCTGCCTCTGAAACTCACAACAAAGGAACAGGCGCTCGAAAATATAAGGAGCATCATGGACCGCGGACTGCTCAAAAAACATCTCGAGGAGGATTCGGTAAACGAAGATATGACGCTGAGCGTCGTTCCTTACTGGATTGTGCCTGTTTCGGCCAGAACTGCATACACAGCAGTCGATGCCGCAGCAGAGGTGGGCAGTATAGCCACCACTGCGGCCCTCTTCGGCCTCATGGGCGGAGCATTCGGCGGAGGAGGAAGGAATTCGGGATTCGGGACTGGGATGATGGAAGGCGCCATGTTCGGCGGAATGGCGATGGGCGGCTTCGGCGGAGGACGCAACACAATACGCTCTTATTCGCTTGACCAGAATTACCAGTTTCCGGTCGTCGCAATGAAGGCGTTGAATGAATACCAGCCAAGGGATTATCAGTTTTCACTCCAGGAGAGGACGCTCTTCAGTACCACAGCAATACCAAAATTTGCAAAGATACTGAACGGTGACGTAGGCGAGGATTCAGCCAAAAATTCAGCCAAAACAAACGTCGACCAGGTGCAGTCGGAAAAGGTGCACAGACAGCATCACATGGTGCAGAAAATGGACACCCAGATGGACGTTTCGGATCCTGAACTGCTGCATGCTCCTGTCTGGTTTGCAAGGTTCAACCATAAGGGAAAAAAGATCGTAATCGTGCTTGACGGCAATTCCGGCGGCGTGATTAACAGCATAGGCCTCGACTGATTTCCGGCACGACCAGTTTGAACGGCCGCATCAGTAGCTTTTCCAGGTACCGCCTATTACCCACACGGGCTCATCGGGATTGAAATATTCCTGTCCCTCCACCTTGAGTTGTTCCAGCATTTTTTCATTCACGCTTATGCCGAGGCCCGGCTTCTTGCTTACGCTGAAGTGCCCTCCCTCGACAGGCGTTGAGTTTCCGATGAGATCCCTCTTCCATCCCGGAAAGAAGTCGTAGAATGCTTCCTGAATAAGGAAATTTGGTATTGACGCATCGACCTGGATAGTCACTGCATTCTGTATCGGCCCGAAAGCGTTGTGGAATGCCATTTCTATGCCGTAAGATTCAGCGATTGCAGCCATCTTCCTTGCCTCTGTCACGCCGCCACAGTTCGTTATGTCCGCCTGGAAAAAGTCCAGTAGATCGCGTGATGCAAGAGCAACAAAATGCTGTTTTGTCAGAACCCTTTCACCCAGTGCCACTCTTATGCCGGTGCTGTTCCTGTACTTCTCCAGGCCGTCGAAATCCTCAGGATGTACCGGTTCCTCCGCGAAGAGTGGATTGAATGGCTCAATCGCCTTTGCAATTCTGATTGCTGAATTTGGATTGAATCTGCCATGGTGTTCTATCATAAGGTCAACTTTATCTCCGGCGGCATCCCTGACAGCTTTAAGCCTCTCAACCGCCTGGCGTATTCCATTCTCATCAATCCAGTCAAAATACGGGCCGAATATGTCGAATTTCAGGCCCGTATATCCCATCTTCACGATTTCCTTTGTCCTTTTCGCCCATTGGTCCGGCGTGACGCAGTTGCTGTACCATCCATTTGCATATACCCTTATTTTGTCCCTGAAATTCCCGCCGATAAGCCTGTGAAGAGGTGTTCCCAGGCTCTTGCCAATAATGTCCCAGCATGCGATATCAAACGCGCTGAGCGCTGTTGTGCTCTCAAATGACTCGGACAGATAAAAATCGTGTTTATACCATTCCCACCTGTTTCGCTCCACATCAAACGGATCCCTGCCCTTGTAGACCCTCCCGACTTCCTTAAGGGAGGAGACCACGGGCTCGACCCTTAATGTCGGTACCGCTTCTCCATAACCCACAATACCGTCTGATGTCGTGACCCTGACCACAATAGCAGAAGAAGCCCATGTCTGCCCGCTGGCAACCTCCTTCCCGAGCTGATAAATTTCGTAGTCGCTTATTTTCATAGTGAGGCATAGCACATGGGATAGTAAAACATTATGTTTTCACTGAAATGATAAAACTGCCTGTCACGCAGATCAATATTCTGATGCGACGCGATTGGTCAGCCTTCCTATGCCCTCAATGTCCACATCCACTACGTCGCCCGGTTTGATCGGCGAAATACCCCTTGGCGTGCCTGTCAGGATGATGTCGTCCTCATAAAGCGTCATGAATGCGCTCAGGAATTCCACAATCTCACCGACAGTGTGAATGAACATCAGCGTGCTGCCCTCCTGCTTAACCTCACCGTTGACGGTTGTCCTGATCTGCAACCCTCCGTCCAGGTCTATATCTTCAGCGGATGCAACCCAGGGACCGAGCGGACAGAATGTGTCGAACCCTTTTGCCTTAACCGGGGGCCTGAATGTATTTGTGATAAAGTCCCTCGCCGTGACATCGTTTGCTACGGTGTATCCTCGAACAAAGTTCAAAGCATCGGACGATCTTACGTTACGCGTTTTCCTTCCTATTACGACCGCCAGCTCACCCTCGTAATGTACATAGGTCGCGCCTGAGGGATAAATTATGTTTTCCATATGCCCGACGAGGGTATTCGGCGGCTTGAGGAAAATGAGCGGGGACTCTCCGGGACTCAGTCCCAGCTCATCCGCATGATCTCTATAGTTGAGTACCAGCCCTATTACTTTTGATGGCCTGACAGGCGGGAGGAAACGCACCTCATCCACAGAGTAATAGCCACCCGTCTCATCAAACAGGCGTTTGCCTTCTGCAGTCCCGGTATGCTCCTTGCCCGAAAACACAAACCTTACGTATTTCACACCATCACTTCCCTCTTAAGACCGTACGTTTCGAGCAGTTCTCTGAGTTTTGATCTCTTCCGTGCGGGGAGTTTCAGCAGCGGCGGCCTGAGTATGTTGTTCGCCAGACCAAGCATTTCCATGGCTGCTTTCAGCGGAACAGGATTGGTTTCCCAGAAAATTGCCTCGTTGATTGGAAAGAGCCTGAAATGAAGTTCCATGGCCTTCTTCCACTTTCCTGAGACTGCGAAATCGTACAAGGCGGCGACTTCCCGGGGCAGGATATTTGCAGTCGCGCTGAAGTGCCCGGCACCGCCTATTGCAAGCATCGGGTAGCAGAGCGATTCTATTCCGGAATATAGCAGAAAATCAGGACCGCACTTAGATAATATGGATGTTGCTGCATCCATATCCCTGCTGGACTGTTTGATGCCGATTATATTGCTGTTCGACACGTTGAGTCTGTAAACAGTTTCCGGCAGAATATCGGTTGCTGTCCTGCCCGGGATATTGTATATTATCAGGGGAAGAGAAACAGACCGGGCAATCCTGGAAAAATATTTTAAAAGCGCCTCCTGGGACGGTTTGACATAATATGGCACAATAACCAGGGCTGCATCGGCCCCGATGCGCTCCGCACGCTTTGTAAGCCGCATAGTGTCCGTAAGATTATTTGTTCCCGTGCCGGCAATGAACGGAACGCGCCCATTAATGAATTCGGCAGTCCGTTCGAAAAGCTGTTCCCTTTCCTCTAGCGAAAGGGAGGTGGGCTCACCGGTGGTTCCAGCTACGGAAATGCAGTGTGTTCCATTACGAATCTGCCAGTCTACCAGTCTAGAAACGCATTCGAAATCTATCGAATTGTTGATTCTGAAAGGAGTCACCAGCGGAACAATGGAACCGCGCAGTTCTCTGTTCATCGATTTCAGGGATAATATCCGCTGGACTTTCTTAATATTGACTGATCGCCTTATTCCAGACGAACCGCATGTGGGATGGCATCAACACCGTGCATGATGCCGGCAAGCCATGGCTTACAGCAACAGGCAGTTATTTTCCCTAAATCCTGCTGCGTATCAGAAGCATGTCACGGAAAACTGCGCGTGCTGTGCTTCTCCCGCCTGCCCCCGAACCCGTGAGCGTGACAACATCGCCGCCGTCGATGTGGTACGAGAGCGCATTGAGAGTTCCGTTTATATTGAGTCTGTCCGAAACTGGTATCGCTACTGGAGAAACAGATGCTCGACCATCAAACTCGGCTATCAGCCTTATGGTATTTCCCGCGCGCAATGCTTCGAGCATGTCTTTGCCTGAAATTTCGCCGATACCTTTGACCGTAACATCGCCAAGACGTAGCGACGCGCCGCAGAGCCAGTTAGCAAGTATTACGATCTTTGCGGCTGCATCTGTACCGTTGATGTCGTTTGAGGACTCCGCTTCGGCAATGCCCAGGCGGCGAGCTTCGGCGAGTGCAATATTCTGAGAAACTCCTTCCGTCATTCTGGAAAGTATGAAATTTGTTGTTCCGTTCAGAACGCCTCTGAGGGCACGTATTCTGTTAGGGAAAAGACATTCTTTTCCAAAATCAAGGAAGGGTGTCCCTCCTCCAACTGTCGCGCCAAATTTCAGCATGACACCGTTTTCCTGCGCTGCCTCCAGTGCTTCCGTCATCCGAATTGCCATGACTGCCTTGCTTGCCGTAACATAGTGCATACCGGCTCTGAAGGAAGAACGCATGATTTCAAGCGAAGAGTCGCACTCACGGTAGTCTGTAGGCAGGCAGTCCACGACAATATCGGCATCCGTCTCTTTGATCAGTTCGCGGATCCTGCCCCCCTGACAGAAATTAGGGAGGGTTGATATCGTCCCCTCTTTCTTGGAGTTGAGAACAGATGCGAACTTCA comes from Candidatus Sysuiplasma jiujiangense and encodes:
- a CDS encoding homoserine dehydrogenase, translating into MRFILIGLGEVGRSLLSIMEESGFHQSRTTGDFKLIGVADSTGFASHPDGLKFASVLNSKKEGTISTLPNFCQGGRIRELIKETDADIVVDCLPTDYRECDSSLEIMRSSFRAGMHYVTASKAVMAIRMTEALEAAQENGVMLKFGATVGGGTPFLDFGKECLFPNRIRALRGVLNGTTNFILSRMTEGVSQNIALAEARRLGIAEAESSNDINGTDAAAKIVILANWLCGASLRLGDVTVKGIGEISGKDMLEALRAGNTIRLIAEFDGRASVSPVAIPVSDRLNINGTLNALSYHIDGGDVVTLTGSGAGGRSTARAVFRDMLLIRSRI